The Argopecten irradians isolate NY unplaced genomic scaffold, Ai_NY scaffold_0251, whole genome shotgun sequence genome has a window encoding:
- the LOC138312213 gene encoding uncharacterized protein isoform X3 yields MSKRRQALEAKKALEAKKLNQNSSSSSKSRTILPKPQESNPSPVQRSINKTPSSQSAPSEPSSLKSKLTFELSKLHGANVNSAATQVNDTQPDTEPPAPVDSPQLKSKLTSLLSSRVIQANFKHLSFSNGQPVGLQRPLTQNTKATTSTTDSSGIVSSSSVSQQHNTAQSNSQHVNQSSTEVPIDLINQTPTLHLKNGISSFGSKENDVVILTSSLKTSARETIANLMRSMPHQCKCEKKARRPAMADRLIVCTEKGNMKIKYLPNIRILQIRGQEIAGVVVREVIYISVREIEEKLLTPSGKLLFQIFLKAHKSENTQKYLDWELDYFLSGGKLTAREVTLSTNGMMVPVTILKLFNKMFEKGDTQESVDKGTLWACNANDCFYVKKSGMMWCISCQGHIPEESTLDVYTDLELTNNPEPRQKNKTSAGQSTTGQCTVTIQSSSTQPGKDKRTTSNISNLERESGSNVASDHEELDTVLIGFVKIKKSAFTAYKVDDRIYLSIYQLLLNNVVSLNTIVSDLGRLNAAPELPPEVVEKHFETNNSFFSKTEWIEINVLRCVCCMAESNVERLNKNLISFIIAGKVGETFERKHMYSVPKVDKAASNSMDKENEGTALCAQTSISSEKDQLENQQQENQTRTPIGTWTLRNTDVLSGTSAALAPQGKVVRKDTRKHSADRTKNGHKPDDTGTCPGKESTSESQSQGDRCAPTVTLIPMTQGESLPKDVTVTNEKAGDVIEKQTSDQGVRKRRQADSAPTTQGKKKCTEPVNMDLPTVSGDDFVPEDCGETSSSGCQISNIPVKTKPNLSQVSSEVQASRITIKIEPTERREELSTPVYPISVNQRKIIKQEGQPSNGVPDSSLEMECETVDDPVSDRTLTEQVTEEEFGDETTLIKHEIVMNEEGSTDIAQNIKIEPPE; encoded by the coding sequence GTCAACTCAGCTGCAACGCAAGTCAATGACACACAGCCTGACACAGAACCACCAGCACCAGTCGATTCACCACAACTCAAATCAAAGCTTACATCTCTATTATCTTCAAGGGTAATTCAGGCCAACTTCAAACATTTGTCATTCTCCAATGGTCAGCCTGTTGGTTTACAACGACCTTTGACACAAAACACCAAGGCAACTACGTCCACAACAGATTCGTCAGGAATTGTATCGTCATCTTCAGTATCACAACAACACAATACAGCACAATCTAACTCCCAACATGTTAACCAAAGCTCAACGGAGGTGCCCATTGATCTGATAAATCAAACTCCAACATTACATTTAAAGAACGGGATAAGTTCTTTCGGCAGTAAAGAAAATGATGTGGTTATTCTGACTAGTAGTTTAAAAACATCTGCCAGAGAGACAATTGCAAACTTGATGAGAAGTATGCCGCATCAGTGTAAATGTGAAAAAAAGGCACGAAGACCTGCCATGGCTGACCGACTCATTGTATGTACAGAAAAAggtaatatgaaaattaaatatttaccaaACATCAGAATCCTTCAGATTCGTGGTCAAGAGATAGCAGGCGTGGTAGTGAGAGAGGTCATTTATATAAGTGTTCGTGAAATTGAAGAAAAACTTCTGACTCCCTCCGGGAAGCTCCTCTTCCAGATATTCTTGAAAGCACACAAGTCAGAAAACACCCAGAAGTACTTAGATTGGGAATTGGATTATTTCCTTTCAGGAGGAAAATTAACAGCTAGGGAGGTTACGCTGTCTACAAATGGCATGATGGTGCCAGTCACCATCTTGAAACTGTTTAATAAGATGTTTGAGAAAGGTGACACTCAGGAAAGCGTAGATAAGGGTACTCTCTGGGCATGCAACGCTAACGACTGCTTCTATGTCAAGAAGAGTGGTATGATGTGGTGCATATCGTGCCAAGGTCATATACCTGAAGAAAGTACCTTGGATGTTTACACAGACTTGGAATTGACTAACAACCCAGAGCCTCGTCAGAAAAATAAGACTTCAGCAGGCCAGAGCACCACTGGCCAGTGTACAGTTACCATTCAAAGCAGCTCAACACAACCCGGAAAAGATAAAAGGACCACTTCCAATATTTCCAATCTGGAGCGAGAATCTGGTTCTAATGTTGCATCTGATCATGAAGAATTAGACACCGTACTGATTggttttgttaaaataaaaaaatcagcaTTCACAGCTTACAAAGTTGATGACCGCATTTATCTAAGCATTTATCAATTGCTGCTGAACAACGTTGTTTCGCTGAACACCATCGTGAGCGATCTGGGACGTCTTAATGCTGCTCCAGAGCTACCCCCTGAAGTTGTTGAGAAACACTTTGAGACAAACAATAGTTTCTTTTCAAAGACAGAGTGGATTGAAATTAACGTACTCCGATGTGTATGCTGCATGGCAGAAAGTAATGTTGAACGTCTGAACAAGAACTTGATCAGTTTCATCATTGCCGGCAAAGTAGGGGAAACATTTGAGCGCAAACATATGTATTCAGTTCCTAAAGTTGATAAAGCTGCTTCAAATTCTATGGACAAAGAAAATGAAGGCACTGCACTGTGTGCCCAGACAAGCATATCTTCTGAAAAAGACCAGTTGGAGAATCAACAGCAAGAAAACCAAACCAGAACTCCCATAGGAACGTGGACATTACGAAACACGGACGTTCTATCAGGAACATCTGCTGCATTAGCACCGCAGGGTAAAGTGGTCAGAAAAGATACAAGAAAGCATAGTGCAGATCGAACTAAGAATGGCCACAAACCTGACGATACAGGGACGTGTCCTGGTAAGGAATCTACTTCTGAAAGCCAAAGCCAAGGCGACAGGTGTGCCCCTACAGTAACTTTGATACCTATGACACAAGGGGAATCTCTGCCAAAGGATGTCACGGTAACAAATGAGAAAGCAGGTGATGTTATTGAAAAACAAACTTCAGATCAAGGAGTAAGGAAACGCAGACAGGCTGATTCTGCGCCAACAACCCaaggaaagaaaaaatgtaCGGAGCCAGTGAACATGGATTTACCTACTGTGTCGGGAGATGATTTCGTTCCTGAAGACTGTGGAGAGACCTCATCTTCTGGGTGCCAGATCAGCAATATTCCAGTGAAAACTAAGCCAAACCTTAGCCAGGTGTCTTCTGAAGTTCAGGCCAGCAGAATAACAATAAAGATAGAACCAACGGAGCGTCGGGAGGAGTTGTCTACCCCTGTTTACCCAATTTCAGTGAACCAACGGAAGATTATTAAACAAGAAGGGCAGCCTTCAAACGGTGTGCCAGACTCTTCATTAGAAATGGAATGTGAAACAGTGGACGATCCAGTCAGTGATAGGACATTGACAGAGCAAGTTACGGAAGAGGAATTCGGTGATGAAACCACACTGATTAAGCATGAGATTGTGATGAATGAAGAGGGCTCCACAGATATTgcacaaaacatcaaaattgaacCACCTGAATAA